Proteins from a single region of Aedes albopictus strain Foshan unplaced genomic scaffold, AalbF5 HiC_scaffold_388, whole genome shotgun sequence:
- the LOC134284635 gene encoding uncharacterized protein LOC134284635: MEPQPQKETLLSRRATMITALGRAEAFLDSFDEQRDGGQVTLRLEYLNAMWTSLEEVQGQLEDIEDTEEGRQEHADVRANFEPRLFSIKADLISKLPVVTQQARSPDTPSHASALSGLKLPTISLPEFNGDYMQWLGFHDTFLALIHSNTEVPAIQKFHYLRAALKGEAAQLIESIAISSVNYDLAWQTLVDRYANDYLLKKRHLQALFDIPSAKKESAASLHALVDEFQRHTKVLGQLGEPTASWSSLLEHLLCTKLPDDTLKAWEDHASTSNDPNYDCLIDFLQRRMRVLESMLVNHHQPASTPNGSTHASKRPPHFRVSSCASTSGSGSKCPACNQDHTLLRCAKFNRFSNSERQQLVLSKRLCHNCLRSDHMVRNCPSNYRCKHCNKRHHSMLHSGEVPRPVNESSSSRTSMPTQAIQSSVSSNAEPVAQSSVAASEVIPRVVASASAPQPREDVFLLTVLVKVVDAYGQDHFARALLDSASQPNLITERLARRLHLKRSTVNVTIQGAGNLSKKVHESIFARIKSRNDNYECSAEFLLMDTVTADLPAQDISVKEWRIPENLSLADPTFNKSQQIDMVLGAKHFHSFFPSTARLKLADNLPILVDSVFGWVVTGSTNGGHSVQKPSTAPSVVAVSMLTLEESMERFWQTEELKINDNYSIEERHCEDFYKSTTSRDETGRYIVRLPRKPDFDAMLGESRTSALRRYDQLERRLDRDQRLKDEYHGFMKEYLSLGHMRLVETDEENQPHTYYLPHHPVIKEESTTTKLRVVFDGSARTSTGFSLNEALCVGPVVQDDLLSIILRFLTYPVALVGDIAKMYRQVTLHPDDCPLQRILFRFSKETQVQTYELQTVTYGLAPSSFLATRTLQQIATDEGEAYPLAGPSVPKNFYVDDYVGGANSVEEAVQLRGELSELLEKGGFVLRKWASNRLEVLQGLENDQIATQSSLQFCPNESIKALGIRWEPETDQLRFDSQIEPRSDPPTKRSILSDIARLFDPLGLIAPVVVTAKILMQELWSLSCDWDEPVPHSVRLKWENFRNELPKIKTYRIDRYAFLPEARVELHTFADASTSAYGACTYVRCEDSLGTVKIRLLASKSKVAPLKRLTIARLELCACVLAAHLHHRIKESITVHISASYFWSDSAVCLYWLRAPPSSWKTFVANRVSEVQHYTRGGRWNHISGTENPADLVSRGMSVEDFVKSDMWKHGPQWLALQQQSWPISTPPAVDEDIMETKNVVASIQTTPSINPWFVRWSSYNCLLHVVAYCLRFAAKTRSKARTQPLATPSETEPCQDSLAVEELTVANTLLIRFAQQDAFKEEIKDLQKGNTVAKRSPVRRLSPFIDCEGVLRVGGRLNLSQLPFQSKHPALLPKNHPFTRLLAEHYHRKLVHGGGRLLLSSIREEYWPLDGRRLVKSIVRNCFRCARHRPVPLQQQIGQLPMSRVIPGRPFSVSGVDYAGPLYIKAIHKRAAPAKAYLCVFVCFITKAVHLELVGDLSTQGFLAALRRFIARRGMPTHLHSDNGKNFEGAKRELAELFTRFESREEQSTIASACSELGITWHLTPPKAPHFGGLWEAAVKTTKRHLFRQLGNTKLSFESYYTILHQIEAAINSRPLLPMSDDPNDLAALTPAHFLLGTSMTALPDPDIQHAPNGPLEHFQKLQCHVQKFWSHWRTEYLQEMLKDTKPAARNDEIQPGRMVIIVDDMLPTTRWSLARITAVHPGKDNITRVVSLRTAKGVITRPITKICLLPLAQPFPDEGRSINPATVPGVNDEE, translated from the coding sequence ATGGAGCCTCAGCCGCAGAAGGAGACGCTATTATCCCGGAGGGCTACGATGATCACTGCTCTGGGTCGGGCAGAGGCATTCCTGGATTCGTTCGACGAACAACGCGATGGGGGCCAGGTTACGCTCCGGCTGGAGTACCTCAACGCCATGTGGACTTCTTTGGAGGAGGTGCAGGGGCAGCTGGAGGACATCGAGGACACTGAAGAAGGTAGGCAAGAGCATGCTGATGTCCGTGCCAATTTTGAGCCTCGGCTCTTTTCAATAAAAGCCGACTTGATTTCGAAACTTCCTGTTGTTACTCAACAAGCTCGCAGCCCTGATACTCCCTCGCATGCTTCCGCTCTTTCTGGGTTGAAACTTCCGACAATATCGCTTCCGGAATTCAATGGGGATTATATGCAGTGGCTAGGGTTTCACGACACTTTCTTGGCGTTGATTCATTCGAACACGGAGGTTCCTGCAATACAGAAATTCCACTACCTCAGGGCCGCTCTCAAGGGTGAAGCGGCGCAGCTTATTGAGTCCATCGCTATCAGCTCAGTAAATTACGATCTCGCTTGGCAAACACTTGTCGATAGGTACGCCAATGACTATCTCCTGAAGAAGCGGCATCTGCAGGCGCTTTTCGACATTCCATCAGCGAAGAAGGAATCTGCTGCATCATTGCACGCGCTTGTGGACGAATTCCAGCGTCACACGAAGGTCTTGGGCCAGCTAGGAGAACCAACGGCTTCTTGGAGCAGCTTGCTGGAGCACCTTCTGTGCACGAAGCTTCCCGACGACACGCTCAAGGCTTGGGAAGATCACGCTTCAACCTCCAACGATCCGAATTATGATTGCCTGATTGACTTTCTTCAGCGTCGTATGCGCGTGCTGGAATCCATGCTAGTGAACCATCATCAACCAGCATCGACACCGAATGGATCTACCCATGCTTCCAAACGGCCACCTCATTTCCGCGTATCATCCTGCGCATCCACTTCGGGTTCTGGTAGCAAATGTCCGGCCTGCAACCAAGACCATACGCTGCTGAGATGTGCGAAGTTCAATCGCTTCTCGAACTCCGAACGGCAACAACTTGTCTTGAGTAAGCGTCTGTGCCACAATTGCCTCAGGAGCGACCACATGGTTCGTAACTGCCCTTCTAACTATAGGTGCAAGCACTGCAACAAGCGTCATCATTCCATGCTGCACTCCGGCGAGGTCCCTAGGCCAGTCAACGAATCGTCATCTTCTCGTACGTCTATGCCTACGCAAGCAATACAATCCAGCGTTTCTTCCAATGCAGAACCAGTGGCCCAGTCCTCCGTCGCAGCTTCTGAAGTCATTCCCAGGGTAGTTGCCAGTGCCTCCGCTCCGCAGCCTCGTGAGGACGTGTTTCTTTTGACGGTGTTGGTGAAGGTCGTCGATGCCTACGGTCAAGATCACTTCGCTCGTGCGTTGCTCGATAGCGCTTCTCAGCCGAACTTAATCACCGAACGTTTGGCACGTCGGTTGCATCTGAAGAGGAGTACCGTGAATGTGACCATCCAAGGAGCTGGCAATCTCTCCAAGAAGGTGCATGAATCGATCTTCGCTCGTATCAAGTCGAGAAATGACAACTACGAATGTTCTGCCGAGTTTCTGCTGATGGATACGGTGACTGCTGATCTTCCGGCACAGGACATCTCTGTCAAGGAGTGGCGGATTCCTGAAAACTTGTCATTAGCTGACCCCACGTTCAACAAAAGCCAACAAATTGATATGGTTCTGGGGGCTAAACATTTCCATTCGTTCTTCCCTAGTACCGCTCGTCTAAAGTTGGCCGATAATCTTCCGATTTTGGTGGACAGTGTATTCGGATGGGTCGTCACAGGATCAACCAATGGAGGCCATTCCGTTCAGAAGCCGTCTACAGCTCCCAGCGTTGTCGCAGTCTCCATGCTAACACTCGAGGAGAGCATGGAgcggttttggcaaaccgaagaGCTCAAAATCAACGACAACTATTCCATCGAAGAGCGCCATTGCGAGGATTTTTACAAATCTACAACGTCACGGGATGAGACAGGTCGCTACATCGTCCGATTACCACGAAAGCCCGATTTCGATGCGATGTTGGGAGAATCGAGAACCAGTGCTCTTCGCCGCTACGACCAACTTGAACGGCGACTCGATCGGGATCAAAGATTGAAGGATGAGTACCACGGCTTCATGAAGGAGTATCTTTCCCTCGGCCATATGCGGCTGGTCGAGACGGATGAAGAAAACCAGCCCCACACCTACTATCTTCCCCACCATCCCGTAATAAAGGAAGAGAGTACGACCACGAAACTCCGAGTCGTATTTGATGGCTCAGCTCGTACTTCGACTGGCTTCTCGCTCAACGAAGCCCTCTGCGTGGGCCCAGTGGTCCAAGATGACCTTCTATCTATAATTCTCCGGTTTTTGACCTACCCCGTCGCACTAGTTGGCGACATAGCCAAAATGTACCGGCAGGTCACTCTACACCCAGACGACTGCCCGCTCCAACGCATTCTATTTCGGTTTTCGAAGGAAACGCAAGTTCAAACATATGAGCTGCAAACCGTTACCTACGGTTTAGCCCCATCCTCGTTTCTAGCGACACGAACGCTTCAGCAAATCGCGACAGATGAAGGCGAAGCATACCCGTTAGCCGGCCCGTCCGTTCCCAAGAACTTTTACGTAGACGATTACGTAGGTGGAGCGAATTCTGTTGAAGAAGCTGTACAGCTTCGGGGGGAGCTATCCGAACTGCTGGAAAAAGGCGGCTTCGTTCTGAGAAAATGGGCTTCGAACCGCCTGGAAGTGCTGCAAGGGCTTGAAAATGACCAGATTGCGACCCAATCCAGCTTGCAGTTCTGTCCAAACGAATCCATTAAGGcgctgggaatccgttgggaacCAGAGACCGATCAACTCCGCTTTGATTCTCAGATTGAGCCTCGTAGTGACCCTCCAACAAAACGATCCATCCTTTCCGACATTGCTAGACTTTTCGATCCGCTCGGCCTTATAGCACCGGTTGTTGTTACAGCGAAAATCTTGATGCAGGAGCTGTGGTCCCTTTCGTGTGATTGGGATGAGCCGGTTCCACACTCCGTTCGACTGAAATGGGAAAATTTCCGGAACGAGCTGCCGAAGATCAAAACTTATCGAATTGACCGATATGCATTCCTGCCTGAGGCTAGAGTCGAGCTGCACACCTTCGCCGATGCTTCAACGTCAGCTTACGGAGCCTGCACATACGTCCGTTGTGAAGACTCCCTGGGAACTGTCAAGATTCGGTTACTGGCTTCTAAGAGCAAAGTAGCGCCACTGAAGAGGCTAACCATCGCCCGCCTCGAGCTGTGTGCCTGCGTCCTGGCTGCGCACTTACATCACCGCATCAAAGAATCGATCACCGTCCACATATCCGCATCCTATTTCTGGTCTGACTCTGCTGTCTGCCTTTACTGGCTTCGCGCACCTCCCAGTTCTTGGAAGACCTTCGTTGCCAACAGAGTGTCGGAGGTACAGCACTACACTCGTGGCGGCAGATGGAACCATATATCTGGCACAGAAAATCCAGCAGATCTCGTTTCTCGAGGAATGTCCGTCGAAGATTTTGTAAAAAGTGACATGTGGAAGCATGGACCGCAGTGGTTAGCACTCCAGCAGCAGTCCTGGCCGATTTCAACTCCACCCGCTGTAGATGAGGACATCATGGAGACGAAGAATGTCGTTGCATCAATCCAGACTACTCCCAGCATCAACCCATGGTTTGTTCGATGGTCCTCCTACAATTGTTTGCTCCACGTTGTCGCATACTGCTTGCGATTTGCTGCAAAAACCCGTTCAAAGGCCAGAACTCAGCCACTTGCAACCCCTTCCGAGACAGAGCCCTGCCAAGACTCGTTAGCTGTAGAAGAACTCACTGTGGCCAATACGCTCCTGATCCGATTTGCCCAGCAAGATGCCTTCAAGGAAGAGATCAAGGATTTGCAGAAAGGAAATACGGTGGCAAAAAGATCACCTGTGCGTCGTTTGTCTCCATTCATCGACTGCGAGGGAGTATTGCGAGTAGGAGGTCGGCTCAACTTATCGCAGCTTCCGTTTCAATCAAAACACCCTGCCCTCCTCCCAAAAAATCACCCCTTCACGCGTCTTCTTGCCGAGCACTACCACCGGAAACTTGTCCACGGCGGCGGGCGTCTTCTCCTCTCATCGATTCGTGAAGAATACTGGCCTCTGGATGGCCGTCGTTTGGTCAAAAGCATCGTCCGTAACTGTTTCCGCTGCGCACGTCATCGTCCTGTACCACTGCAGCAGCAAATCGGCCAGCTCCCGATGTCAAGAGTAATCCCTGGTcgtccattctccgtttctggtGTAGATTACGCCGGTCCGCTGTACATCAAGGCAATTCATAAGCGAGCCGCCCCCGCTAAAGCTTACCTGTGCGTCTTCGTTTGCTTTATTACGAAAGCAGTCCACCTAGAACTTGTTGGGGACCTATCCACCCAAGGATTTTTGGCCGCCCTGCGGCGCTTCATTGCAAGAAGGGGAATGCCAACCCACCTACATTCGGATAACGGGAAGAACTTTGAGGGTGCAAAGCGCGAACTGGCTGAACTGTTCACCAGATTTGAGAGCAGAGAAGAGCAAAGCACAATTGCATCTGCTTGCTCTGAGCTAGGGATAACGTGGCACTTGACTCCTCCCAAGGCACCACATTTCGGTGGCCTCTGGGAAGCGGCGGTCAAGACTACCAAGCGACATTTATTTCGTCAATTAGGCAACACAAAATTGTCGTTTGAAAGTTATTACACCATCCTACACCAGATCGAAGCAGCAATCAACTCGCGCCCGTTGCTCCCAATGTCCGACGATCCAAACGACCTCGCAGCGTTGACGCCCGCCCATTTCCTGCTCGGAACATCGATGACAGCCTTGCCCGACCCAGACATCCAGCACGCACCGAACGGCCCACTTGAGCACTTCCAGAAACTGCAATGCCACGTCCAGAAGTTTTGGTCCCACTGGCGGACTGAATACCTTCAAGAGATGTTGAAGGATACGAAACCTGCAGCCCGGAACGACGAGATCCAGCCTGGGCGAATGGTCATCATCGTGGACGATATGCTACCGACAACTCGGTGGTCTCTTGCCCGTATCACTGCAGTGCACCCTGGAAAGGACAACATAACGCGAGTTGTTAGTCTGCGCACTGCGAAGGGAGTCATCACAAGACCAATTACCAAAATATGCTTGCTTCCGCTGGCACAACCGTTTCCCGATGAAGGACGCTCGATCAATCCAGCCAC